In Arthrobacter sp. B3I4, the following proteins share a genomic window:
- a CDS encoding four-helix bundle copper-binding protein, which yields MSHITSMLETYPKDLGGVDREKLAACIAACFECAQTCTACADACLSEDMVADLTKCIRTNLDCADICAATGKVLSRHTGYDANLTRAVLEACRTACKACADECGQHASMHEHCRVCAEACRRCEQACADLLASMG from the coding sequence ATGAGCCATATCACCTCCATGCTTGAGACCTACCCGAAGGATTTGGGCGGCGTGGACCGAGAGAAGCTTGCAGCCTGCATTGCGGCCTGCTTCGAGTGCGCGCAGACCTGCACAGCGTGCGCCGATGCATGCCTGAGCGAGGACATGGTCGCCGATCTGACCAAGTGCATCCGGACCAATCTGGATTGCGCGGACATCTGCGCCGCGACCGGCAAGGTGTTGTCGCGGCACACCGGGTATGACGCGAACCTCACCCGCGCTGTCCTCGAGGCCTGCCGCACCGCGTGCAAGGCGTGCGCCGATGAGTGCGGCCAGCATGCAAGCATGCACGAGCACTGCCGTGTCTGCGCCGAGGCGTGCCGGCGCTGCGAGCAGGCGTGCGCTGATCTCCTGGCGTCGATGGGCTGA
- the rlmN gene encoding 23S rRNA (adenine(2503)-C(2))-methyltransferase RlmN, with the protein MTSPTPSSDAPVRARRKSDDAAETARPQIRPTAEGWEQARTVEGRPVLQFASPRVKQPPAHLADLTLAERAAKLKELGVPAFRAKQLSTHYFQHWTTDPEAMSDLPKAGREELVSQMFPPLLTEVRRLRTDNGDTIKFLWRLFDGALVESVLMRYPGRITLCVSSQAGCGMNCPFCATGQAGLTRNMSTAEIVDQVVAANRAIAAGELGPKEHDDERVTNIVFMGMGEPLANYKRVMGALHRFIDPSPEGLGMSARNITVSTVGLVPAIRKLADENLPVTFALSLHAPDDELRDELIPVNNRWKVDEAIDAAYEYYRKTGRRVSIEYALIKDMNDHAWRADLLAKKLNQRGRGWVHVNPIPLNPTPGSIWTASEKPVAQEFIERLRAAGVPCTLRDTRGKEIDGACGQLAAAD; encoded by the coding sequence ATGACTTCCCCCACCCCTTCCTCCGATGCTCCCGTCCGCGCCCGCCGAAAGAGCGACGACGCCGCCGAGACCGCCCGCCCGCAGATCCGCCCGACAGCCGAGGGCTGGGAGCAGGCGCGTACGGTCGAGGGCCGGCCCGTGCTCCAGTTCGCTTCCCCGCGGGTCAAGCAGCCGCCGGCGCATCTGGCCGACCTCACCCTGGCCGAGCGCGCCGCGAAGCTCAAAGAGCTTGGCGTCCCTGCCTTCCGGGCCAAGCAGCTCTCCACGCATTACTTCCAGCACTGGACCACGGACCCGGAAGCCATGAGCGACCTGCCCAAGGCCGGCCGTGAGGAACTCGTCTCCCAGATGTTCCCCCCGCTGCTCACCGAGGTCCGCCGCCTCCGCACCGACAACGGGGACACCATCAAGTTCCTCTGGCGGCTTTTCGACGGCGCGCTGGTCGAGTCAGTACTCATGCGCTACCCCGGCCGGATCACCCTGTGCGTTTCCTCGCAGGCCGGCTGCGGGATGAACTGCCCCTTCTGCGCAACCGGTCAGGCCGGGCTGACCCGCAACATGTCCACCGCGGAGATCGTCGACCAGGTCGTCGCCGCGAACCGCGCGATCGCCGCCGGCGAGCTGGGCCCGAAGGAGCACGACGACGAACGGGTCACCAATATCGTCTTCATGGGCATGGGTGAGCCGCTGGCCAACTACAAGCGCGTGATGGGCGCCCTCCACCGCTTCATTGACCCCTCGCCCGAGGGCCTAGGTATGTCCGCCCGGAACATCACGGTCTCCACCGTCGGCCTCGTCCCGGCCATCCGCAAGCTTGCGGACGAGAACCTGCCGGTCACCTTCGCGCTGTCCCTGCACGCGCCCGACGACGAACTCCGCGACGAGCTCATCCCGGTGAACAACCGTTGGAAGGTCGACGAGGCGATCGATGCCGCCTACGAGTACTACCGCAAGACCGGCCGCCGGGTCAGCATCGAGTACGCGCTGATCAAGGACATGAATGATCACGCGTGGCGCGCAGACCTGCTGGCGAAAAAGCTGAACCAGCGCGGCCGCGGCTGGGTGCATGTGAACCCGATCCCGCTGAACCCGACCCCGGGATCCATCTGGACCGCCTCGGAGAAGCCGGTGGCGCAGGAGTTCATCGAGCGGCTCCGTGCCGCGGGCGTGCCCTGCACCCTGCGCGACACCCGGGGCAAGGAGATCGACGGCGCCTGCGGCCAGCTCGCGGCCGCGGACTAA
- a CDS encoding aldo/keto reductase, with protein MEYIKLGNTGMDISPLALGCMTYGDPERGPHPWTLPEEESRPLIRQAIEAGINFFDTANVYSNGSSEEIVGRALAEFTRRDETIIATKVHGAMRQGPNGRGLSRKAIFAELDASLTRLGTDYVDLYQIHRWDPATPIEETLEALHDVVKAGKVRYIGASSMAAWQFSKALYLQTLNGWTRFVTMQDHYNLVYREEEREMFPLCADQKIGVLPWSPLARGKLTRDWDEKTNRSEKDEFGKTLYTTEESDRAVADAVRVIAERRGVPRAQVALAWVRSNNVVSAPIVGASKPAHLEDAVASLDLTLTPEEKAELESPYVPHAVAGY; from the coding sequence GTGGAATACATCAAGCTCGGCAACACAGGAATGGACATCTCACCGCTGGCACTGGGGTGCATGACGTACGGAGACCCGGAGCGGGGCCCGCATCCGTGGACCCTGCCGGAGGAGGAGAGCCGGCCGCTGATCCGTCAGGCCATAGAAGCAGGCATCAACTTCTTCGACACCGCCAACGTCTACTCCAACGGCTCCAGCGAGGAAATCGTGGGCCGGGCGCTCGCCGAATTCACCCGGCGGGACGAGACCATCATCGCCACCAAGGTGCACGGCGCCATGCGGCAGGGCCCGAACGGGCGGGGCCTCTCGCGCAAGGCCATCTTCGCGGAACTCGACGCCAGCCTGACCCGGCTGGGGACGGACTACGTGGATCTCTACCAGATACACCGGTGGGACCCCGCCACCCCGATCGAAGAGACGCTCGAAGCCCTCCACGACGTCGTCAAAGCCGGCAAGGTCCGTTACATCGGCGCTTCCTCGATGGCTGCCTGGCAGTTCAGCAAAGCGCTCTACCTGCAAACGCTCAACGGCTGGACCCGTTTCGTCACGATGCAGGACCACTACAACCTGGTCTACCGGGAGGAGGAACGCGAGATGTTCCCCTTGTGCGCGGACCAGAAGATCGGCGTGCTGCCCTGGAGCCCGCTCGCCCGCGGGAAGCTCACCCGGGACTGGGACGAGAAAACCAACCGTTCTGAGAAGGACGAGTTCGGCAAGACGCTCTACACCACCGAAGAAAGCGACCGGGCAGTCGCCGACGCCGTGCGCGTCATCGCCGAACGCCGCGGCGTGCCCCGCGCCCAGGTGGCGCTGGCCTGGGTCCGCTCCAACAACGTGGTCAGCGCGCCGATTGTCGGGGCGAGCAAGCCGGCCCATCTCGAGGACGCCGTCGCCTCGCTTGACCTGACCCTCACCCCTGAGGAAAAGGCAGAACTGGAAAGCCCCTACGTCCCGCACGCGGTCGCGGGGTACTGA
- a CDS encoding DNA polymerase IV, whose product MLHVDLDQFIAAVEVLRRPELAGKPIIVGGRGDPTERAVVSTASYEARAFGVGSGMPLRVAARKVPDAVILPVDHEAYLAASETVMATLRAQPDATVQVLGWDEAFVGIESEDPEAYARQVQAAVLEKTQLHCSVGIGDTLVRAKVATGFGKPAGVFRLTAGNWLEVMGGRPTRELWGVGTKISGRLAKLGLMTVADLAATDPQELVPEFGPRMGPWYAELGRGEGTRVVDDTPWVARGHSRETTFQQDLTEPAQVDDAVRELAARVLEDVVAEGRPVIGLTLKVRYAPFVTKTHARKIPETFDRNEVQARSLDLAAEIEAGRPIRLLGLRAEMPMPEDARKGHTPTRGGW is encoded by the coding sequence GTGCTGCATGTCGACCTCGACCAGTTCATCGCCGCCGTCGAAGTACTCCGGCGGCCCGAACTCGCGGGCAAGCCGATCATTGTCGGTGGCCGCGGCGATCCCACGGAACGGGCTGTGGTGTCCACCGCCTCCTACGAAGCCAGGGCGTTCGGCGTCGGCTCCGGCATGCCGTTACGCGTTGCGGCCCGGAAAGTGCCCGACGCCGTGATCCTGCCCGTCGACCACGAGGCCTACCTCGCGGCGTCGGAAACTGTGATGGCCACCCTGCGGGCGCAGCCCGACGCCACCGTGCAGGTGCTGGGCTGGGACGAAGCCTTTGTCGGCATCGAGTCAGAAGACCCGGAAGCCTACGCCAGGCAGGTGCAGGCCGCCGTCCTGGAAAAGACGCAGTTGCACTGCAGCGTGGGCATCGGCGATACCTTGGTGCGGGCAAAGGTAGCCACGGGTTTCGGCAAGCCGGCCGGAGTCTTCCGGCTCACCGCCGGGAACTGGCTCGAGGTCATGGGCGGTCGGCCGACCCGGGAACTGTGGGGCGTCGGGACGAAAATATCGGGGCGGCTGGCCAAGCTCGGGCTCATGACCGTCGCCGACCTCGCCGCCACCGACCCCCAGGAGCTGGTTCCGGAGTTCGGCCCCAGGATGGGCCCCTGGTACGCGGAGCTCGGACGCGGGGAGGGCACCAGGGTTGTTGACGACACCCCGTGGGTTGCCCGCGGCCACAGCCGGGAGACAACCTTCCAGCAGGACCTCACCGAACCCGCCCAGGTGGACGACGCCGTGCGGGAGCTCGCAGCGCGGGTTCTGGAGGATGTCGTAGCCGAAGGGCGGCCTGTCATTGGACTCACCTTGAAGGTTCGCTACGCGCCGTTTGTCACCAAGACGCACGCCCGGAAGATCCCGGAGACGTTCGACCGGAACGAAGTCCAGGCCCGGTCTTTGGACCTTGCAGCCGAAATCGAGGCAGGCCGTCCCATCCGGCTCCTCGGCCTCCGTGCCGAAATGCCCATGCCCGAGGATGCGCGAAAGGGACATACGCCAACCCGCGGCGGCTGGTGA
- a CDS encoding PEP/pyruvate-binding domain-containing protein gives MRRRPSGGPETPVGPILGPLRDFGATDTAAAGGKGANLGELARAGFPVPAGFIITTAAYHAMLQDTGLDTTLARLLAAGAPGATIRAAIAAVRMPDPLRGAVREAYRSHCEGAVAVRSSATAEDLPGATFAGQQDTFLNIVGDAALFHAVSGCWASLWTDRAIAYRHQRGIGPEGVAMAVVVQRMVDADVSGVMFSADPVSGRRDAVIVDASPGLGEAVVAGRVTPEHYLLTRRGHLRQWTPGGHETLVRPVPGGGTVEVPGTPANRPSLTRRQRAALAGLSRRVAAHFGTPQDMEWAVAGGHVFLLQARPMTALPPEPLRLNAFQRKLGPFFAEMFNDRPYPLDVSGWLEKALLVMLRGMTGSVGVAFPARERIFVEEDGVVLTVIPPVPRPSVRMLAAPASVVARARRFPLPRWKDDKRLAAFLTEVRRLNDVDVRQLSWRDLVLHVQRVFDALGPITALRVSYLPGLLLAQLKLWPLLALLGRLRLGSALIAGARTRTTDANEQLERLAARVRSSEGLRQLFADVPAPELLPRLGVPQFAEFNRALDGFLAEYGHRECISVALSSSPTWSERPDVVLGIVKALAAQQGRTADHTGQALRELASHPALRNPWLRRQVFAAVAGSKAGMGFREDTHFYATMLLPPLRRALLELGERLWAVGVLDDAGDIWHLRFEELRAITDPGSLADQERGSLRSTVIARSAKRRALTGQAVVNLDALFANRKAVPGALITGTGASRGTATGTVRLIRGPGEFGALRSGEILVCPYTNPSWTPLFQRAAAVVVDAGGTGSHAAIVAREYGVPAVMGTGHATTVLKNGQRVTVNGSTGAVTAAP, from the coding sequence ATGCGCAGACGACCGTCCGGGGGCCCGGAAACCCCCGTCGGTCCAATCCTCGGTCCGTTGCGCGACTTCGGGGCAACGGACACGGCCGCAGCCGGCGGGAAGGGCGCCAACCTCGGTGAACTGGCCAGGGCCGGGTTCCCGGTGCCGGCCGGATTCATCATCACCACCGCTGCCTATCACGCCATGTTGCAGGACACGGGACTGGACACCACGCTCGCGCGGCTGCTCGCGGCCGGGGCGCCAGGGGCGACGATCCGTGCCGCCATCGCCGCTGTGCGGATGCCGGACCCCCTGCGCGGCGCCGTCCGGGAAGCGTACCGTTCACATTGCGAAGGGGCGGTGGCTGTCCGTTCCAGTGCCACCGCTGAGGACCTTCCAGGCGCCACTTTCGCGGGCCAGCAGGACACGTTCCTGAACATCGTGGGCGATGCGGCGCTGTTCCACGCCGTCTCGGGCTGCTGGGCGTCGCTCTGGACGGACAGGGCCATCGCTTATCGGCACCAGCGGGGCATTGGGCCGGAAGGTGTTGCCATGGCGGTGGTTGTCCAGAGGATGGTTGATGCCGACGTTTCCGGCGTGATGTTCAGCGCCGACCCTGTCAGCGGTCGCCGCGATGCCGTCATCGTGGACGCCAGCCCCGGGCTGGGTGAAGCGGTGGTGGCCGGACGGGTCACGCCGGAACACTACCTGCTCACCCGCCGGGGCCACCTGAGGCAATGGACGCCGGGTGGCCACGAGACCCTCGTCCGGCCGGTCCCAGGCGGGGGAACCGTCGAGGTGCCGGGCACGCCCGCAAATCGGCCTTCCCTGACGAGGCGGCAACGTGCGGCCCTCGCCGGTCTCTCCCGCCGGGTCGCGGCCCACTTCGGCACGCCGCAGGATATGGAGTGGGCTGTCGCTGGCGGGCACGTTTTCCTGCTCCAGGCGCGGCCCATGACGGCGCTGCCTCCGGAGCCTCTCCGCCTGAACGCCTTTCAACGAAAACTGGGCCCGTTTTTCGCCGAGATGTTCAACGACCGGCCCTACCCCCTGGACGTCTCCGGCTGGCTGGAAAAGGCGCTCCTGGTCATGCTTCGCGGTATGACCGGCAGTGTCGGCGTCGCGTTTCCTGCCCGGGAACGGATCTTCGTTGAGGAAGACGGGGTCGTGCTCACTGTTATCCCTCCGGTACCGCGCCCGTCGGTCAGGATGCTTGCGGCACCGGCCTCCGTCGTGGCCCGTGCCCGGCGCTTCCCCCTGCCGCGGTGGAAGGACGATAAACGGCTTGCCGCGTTCCTCACCGAGGTCCGCCGCCTCAACGACGTCGATGTGCGGCAGCTTTCCTGGCGGGACCTCGTGCTGCACGTCCAGCGGGTCTTCGATGCCCTCGGACCGATCACGGCGCTGCGGGTGTCCTACCTGCCGGGACTCCTGCTCGCCCAGCTGAAGCTCTGGCCGCTGCTGGCGCTGCTGGGAAGGCTGCGGCTTGGTTCCGCTTTGATTGCCGGCGCCCGCACACGTACAACCGACGCGAACGAGCAACTCGAGCGGCTTGCCGCCAGGGTGCGCTCAAGTGAAGGCCTCCGGCAGCTCTTCGCCGACGTCCCTGCTCCGGAGCTGCTCCCGCGGCTCGGGGTCCCGCAGTTCGCTGAGTTCAACAGAGCCCTCGACGGTTTCCTGGCCGAGTACGGTCACCGCGAATGCATCAGCGTGGCCCTCAGCAGCTCACCCACCTGGTCTGAGAGGCCCGACGTCGTGCTGGGAATCGTGAAAGCCCTCGCGGCCCAACAAGGCCGCACCGCCGATCACACCGGACAGGCACTTCGGGAGCTGGCCAGCCACCCGGCCCTGCGCAATCCGTGGCTGCGCCGGCAGGTCTTCGCCGCGGTCGCCGGATCCAAAGCGGGGATGGGATTCCGGGAAGATACCCACTTCTACGCCACCATGCTGCTGCCGCCTTTGCGCCGGGCTCTACTGGAACTGGGTGAACGGCTCTGGGCCGTGGGAGTCCTTGACGATGCAGGAGACATCTGGCACCTCCGCTTCGAGGAACTCCGCGCCATCACCGACCCCGGCAGCCTCGCCGACCAGGAGCGCGGCTCCCTCCGCTCAACCGTCATCGCCCGCTCCGCCAAACGGCGTGCCCTCACCGGGCAGGCGGTGGTGAACCTGGATGCACTCTTCGCCAACCGGAAAGCCGTCCCCGGCGCCCTGATCACCGGGACGGGGGCCAGCCGCGGTACCGCCACCGGGACCGTCCGCCTCATCCGCGGACCCGGCGAATTCGGAGCACTGCGGAGCGGCGAAATCCTCGTCTGCCCCTACACGAACCCGTCGTGGACACCGCTGTTCCAACGCGCCGCAGCGGTTGTCGTCGACGCCGGCGGAACCGGCTCGCATGCGGCCATCGTGGCGCGGGAGTACGGCGTTCCCGCCGTGATGGGAACCGGTCACGCCACCACTGTGTTGAAGAACGGGCAGCGCGTCACGGTCAATGGAAGCACCGGCGCCGTCACCGCCGCTCCCTGA
- a CDS encoding VOC family protein, producing MHVIRVTVDLAVPDIEATKAFYSDYLGLTEEDLGLNWVTRFVVPGSGEHVQLVSRDATAPENPLLTVRVDDVDDAYAEARRRGYEVVHPLTSEPWGIRRFFVRAPDGTVLNIAQHQGH from the coding sequence ATGCACGTCATTCGCGTAACGGTCGACCTCGCGGTGCCCGACATCGAGGCGACCAAAGCCTTCTACTCGGACTACCTCGGGCTCACCGAGGAAGACCTGGGTCTTAACTGGGTCACCCGTTTCGTCGTACCGGGCTCCGGCGAGCACGTTCAGCTCGTGTCGCGCGACGCGACGGCTCCGGAGAACCCGCTGCTCACCGTCAGAGTCGACGACGTCGACGACGCCTACGCGGAAGCCCGCCGCCGCGGGTACGAGGTAGTTCATCCACTGACCAGTGAGCCGTGGGGCATCCGCCGGTTTTTTGTCCGGGCTCCCGACGGGACAGTGCTGAACATCGCCCAGCATCAAGGCCACTGA
- a CDS encoding alpha/beta fold hydrolase yields MSEHIDVLIVGAGLSGVGFASRLKRELPGKTFAVLESRSAVGGTWDLFRYPGIRSDSDMYTLGYSFRPWAGAKAIADGDSIREYIDATVADEGLASQIRLNHRVVSAEWSSDTALWTVTAVRTADGEYRADDPASSAAEPVTFTCSFLSVCSGYYRYDEGFTPAIEGADSFTGTMVHPQHWPADLDYEGKQVVIIGSGATAVTLVPSMAKSAAKVTMLQRSPTYIAPVPSRDHLADRLRGKLPAQLAYDVVRAKNILYSMFTYQLSRRRPETMKAILRKSAVAKLPAGFPVDTHLAPSYQPWDQRVCAIPNGDLYRAISAGTAEIVTDKIARITPDGIELASGAALPADVIVTATGLNLLVIGGMTLTVDGEPVDVGKTLTYKGMMLEGVPNFALTIGYTNASWTLKADLVAGYICRLLKQLDRRHLQWVAPVAPADVANGALSSLIDLQAGYIFRGADQLPRQGAASPWRLHQNYFRDFALLRAGRVTDLVRFGRRGQQVLAPARQSPTAAPDPLELPGTAYVTVAGTRLRYRKTGSGDPVLLLHGIGQSLEDWNEQHERLAERHTVYSVDLPGFAYSERLPGTTTLGKLAAVLPGFLDAVGVSAPLPVMGNSLGGAVAMKLAADHPDRVCALVLANSAGFGKEVALVLRLLAVRPLASLLMRPDEKASRRTVQSLFYDKTLVTDARIGHAFALSQRESHRRTLLDVARDLGTVSGVRAEWRTALIGALAQSDVPVLVLWGDHDHILPFSHLEAAAAALPHAESHAFDKTGHMPQIERPDEFAAVVEDFLSRALADRRAASV; encoded by the coding sequence ATGAGCGAGCACATCGACGTGTTAATTGTTGGAGCGGGACTGAGCGGCGTTGGTTTTGCCAGCCGGTTGAAGCGCGAACTGCCGGGGAAGACCTTCGCGGTTCTGGAGTCGCGCAGCGCTGTGGGGGGCACCTGGGATCTTTTCCGCTACCCCGGCATCCGCTCAGATAGCGACATGTACACCTTGGGCTACTCGTTCCGGCCCTGGGCCGGTGCCAAGGCGATCGCCGACGGCGACTCGATCCGCGAGTACATCGACGCGACGGTTGCCGACGAAGGTCTCGCCTCCCAAATCCGGCTGAACCACCGGGTCGTCTCCGCCGAGTGGTCCAGCGACACAGCGCTGTGGACGGTGACGGCGGTCCGCACCGCCGACGGCGAATACCGGGCCGACGATCCGGCGTCCTCTGCCGCCGAGCCGGTCACCTTCACCTGCTCGTTCCTGTCCGTCTGCTCCGGGTACTACCGCTACGACGAGGGGTTCACCCCGGCCATCGAAGGGGCCGACAGCTTCACAGGGACGATGGTCCACCCGCAACACTGGCCGGCCGATCTGGACTACGAAGGCAAGCAGGTGGTGATCATCGGCAGCGGTGCCACTGCGGTGACGCTGGTGCCGTCGATGGCGAAATCGGCCGCCAAGGTGACGATGCTGCAGCGCTCCCCCACTTACATCGCTCCCGTTCCGTCCCGGGACCACCTGGCCGACCGGCTCCGCGGCAAGCTGCCCGCGCAACTGGCGTACGACGTCGTCCGGGCGAAAAACATCCTCTATTCGATGTTCACGTACCAGCTCAGCCGGCGGCGGCCGGAAACGATGAAGGCGATCCTCCGCAAGTCGGCCGTCGCGAAGCTGCCGGCGGGCTTCCCGGTCGACACACACCTGGCGCCGTCGTATCAGCCCTGGGACCAGCGCGTCTGTGCGATCCCCAACGGCGATCTTTACCGGGCGATCAGTGCCGGCACTGCCGAGATCGTGACCGACAAGATTGCCCGGATCACTCCGGACGGCATTGAGCTGGCCTCCGGCGCCGCGCTCCCGGCCGACGTCATCGTCACCGCGACGGGACTGAACCTGCTGGTGATCGGCGGGATGACGCTCACCGTCGACGGGGAACCGGTCGATGTCGGCAAGACCCTGACCTACAAGGGCATGATGCTTGAAGGCGTTCCGAACTTCGCCCTCACGATCGGCTACACGAATGCCTCCTGGACGCTCAAAGCGGATCTAGTCGCCGGCTACATTTGCAGGCTGCTGAAGCAGCTCGACCGCCGGCACCTGCAATGGGTGGCACCCGTGGCGCCGGCGGACGTCGCCAACGGTGCGCTGTCCTCACTGATTGACCTGCAGGCCGGCTACATATTCCGCGGTGCTGACCAGCTGCCGCGGCAAGGCGCTGCCTCACCGTGGCGGCTGCACCAAAACTATTTCCGCGACTTCGCCCTGCTCAGGGCTGGCAGGGTGACCGACCTTGTCAGGTTCGGCCGGCGCGGGCAGCAGGTGCTCGCCCCCGCACGGCAGAGCCCGACGGCGGCCCCGGATCCCCTTGAGCTCCCGGGGACCGCCTACGTTACTGTTGCCGGCACGCGCCTGCGCTACCGGAAGACCGGCAGCGGGGACCCCGTGCTGCTCCTGCACGGCATCGGCCAGAGCCTGGAGGACTGGAACGAACAGCACGAACGGCTCGCTGAACGGCACACCGTCTACAGTGTGGACCTGCCCGGTTTTGCGTACTCCGAACGGCTGCCGGGGACGACGACGCTGGGCAAGCTCGCTGCCGTCCTGCCCGGCTTCCTCGACGCTGTCGGGGTTTCCGCGCCGCTTCCCGTGATGGGCAACTCGCTCGGCGGCGCCGTCGCCATGAAGCTTGCCGCGGACCACCCGGACCGCGTCTGCGCCCTGGTTCTGGCTAACAGCGCCGGATTCGGCAAGGAAGTTGCGCTGGTCCTGCGCTTGCTCGCCGTCCGCCCGCTCGCTTCCCTGCTGATGCGTCCTGACGAGAAGGCATCGCGCCGGACCGTCCAGTCCCTGTTCTACGACAAGACCCTGGTCACCGATGCCCGGATCGGCCATGCGTTCGCGTTGTCGCAGCGGGAGTCGCACCGCCGGACGCTGCTCGACGTGGCGCGCGACCTCGGAACGGTCTCCGGCGTTCGGGCCGAGTGGCGGACGGCCCTCATCGGGGCGCTGGCCCAGTCGGACGTTCCGGTGCTGGTGCTTTGGGGCGATCACGACCACATCCTTCCCTTCAGCCACCTCGAGGCCGCCGCCGCAGCCCTGCCGCACGCCGAATCCCACGCCTTCGACAAGACGGGGCACATGCCGCAGATCGAACGGCCGGACGAGTTCGCGGCAGTGGTTGAAGACTTCCTGTCGAGGGCCCTGGCGGACCGCCGGGCGGCAAGCGTTTAG
- a CDS encoding TetR/AcrR family transcriptional regulator gives MAERGRRAARVSGDERQDAILVTAEALLTERTFDDVSIEDLARGAGISRPTFYFYFPSKDAVLLALLDRVINEVEHRVGNLPRDFASDPAGAWTRSIGMFVEVFVSHRGVSTAAIAARARNDEVRALWAKSMQSWVDFSSDVIRAEQARGAAPEGIDASDLAVSLNLMNERVITAGLNKESPAIAESDALDVLSTIWIRSIYGSTNPGRH, from the coding sequence ATGGCTGAACGAGGAAGACGCGCCGCGAGGGTCTCAGGCGACGAGCGCCAGGACGCGATCCTGGTCACCGCCGAGGCTCTCCTCACCGAACGGACCTTCGACGACGTGTCCATCGAAGACCTCGCCCGGGGCGCCGGCATCTCCCGGCCCACCTTTTACTTCTACTTCCCGTCCAAAGACGCGGTGCTGCTGGCGCTGTTGGACCGGGTCATCAATGAGGTGGAACACCGCGTGGGGAACCTGCCCCGCGATTTCGCCAGCGACCCCGCGGGGGCGTGGACCCGCTCTATTGGCATGTTCGTCGAGGTCTTCGTGTCCCACCGCGGCGTGTCGACCGCCGCGATCGCTGCGCGGGCCCGAAATGACGAGGTGCGCGCCCTCTGGGCCAAGTCGATGCAGTCGTGGGTCGACTTCTCCAGCGACGTGATCCGGGCCGAGCAGGCCCGGGGGGCGGCGCCGGAGGGTATCGACGCCTCCGACCTGGCCGTAAGCCTGAACCTGATGAACGAACGGGTGATCACCGCGGGCCTCAACAAGGAGAGTCCGGCGATCGCGGAGTCTGACGCCCTGGACGTGCTCTCAACCATCTGGATCCGCAGCATCTACGGATCCACCAACCCGGGCCGGCACTAG
- a CDS encoding 3-hydroxyacyl-CoA dehydrogenase, translating to MAQIKTLTVLGTGVLGSQIAYQAAFSGFEVTAYDVDDQVLEQARARFARLAGIYQAEKVSDAAEGKAEAALKNLRLTADLADAVADADLVIEAVPELLELKRDVYRRLGELAPAKTVFATNSSTLLPSDLKDFTGRPDRFLAIHYANNIWVQNIAEVMGTADTDPAVYDAVVEFARNSGLEPIEIKKEKAGYVLNSLLVPLLNAAAGLLLQGVADPQTIDKTWRIATGAPSGPFQIFDVVGLTTAYNIASASPDAGSQAFAQHLKENYIDQGKLGVATGEGFYKY from the coding sequence ATGGCCCAGATCAAGACGCTCACCGTGCTTGGCACCGGAGTTCTCGGCTCCCAGATCGCATACCAGGCCGCCTTCTCCGGCTTCGAGGTCACGGCGTACGACGTCGACGACCAGGTCCTCGAGCAGGCCAGGGCCCGTTTCGCCCGTCTCGCGGGCATCTACCAGGCGGAAAAGGTATCCGACGCCGCCGAGGGTAAGGCGGAGGCCGCTCTCAAAAACCTGCGCCTCACCGCCGACCTGGCGGACGCAGTTGCGGACGCAGACCTCGTCATCGAAGCCGTTCCCGAACTGCTGGAACTCAAGCGGGACGTCTACCGCAGACTCGGCGAGCTCGCACCCGCCAAGACCGTCTTCGCCACAAACTCCTCGACGCTGCTGCCCAGCGACCTCAAGGACTTCACCGGCCGGCCCGACCGCTTCCTCGCCATCCACTACGCCAACAACATCTGGGTGCAGAACATCGCCGAGGTGATGGGAACAGCCGACACCGATCCTGCCGTGTATGACGCCGTCGTCGAGTTCGCCCGGAACAGCGGGCTGGAGCCGATCGAGATCAAGAAGGAGAAAGCCGGCTACGTGCTGAACTCGCTGCTGGTCCCGCTCCTGAACGCCGCCGCCGGCCTGCTGCTGCAGGGCGTCGCTGATCCGCAGACGATCGACAAGACCTGGCGGATCGCCACCGGAGCGCCCAGCGGCCCCTTCCAGATCTTCGACGTCGTCGGCCTCACAACGGCCTACAACATCGCCTCGGCCTCACCGGACGCCGGGTCCCAGGCGTTCGCCCAGCACTTGAAGGAAAACTACATCGACCAGGGCAAACTCGGCGTCGCGACAGGGGAAGGCTTCTACAAGTACTGA